In Spirochaetales bacterium, one genomic interval encodes:
- a CDS encoding pyridoxal phosphate-dependent aminotransferase family protein yields the protein MANLLADRKVDKRLAGKLGFNPYYPVIESGLTDPLIIGGEEFVNLAANNYLGLTCDPRVVESIKRAADRYGSSLCGTPIATGYAEVFRRCEKRLAGFLGLDNAVLFPSCYQANGELFRVLASREDCVLIDHYAHASLAVGAGSAGCKVKPFMHNNMRHLEKLLERRSGFGKVFVVTESVFSTRGTIAPFRDIVELCGRYEAIPVIDDSHGIGTIGETGRGILEYAGITNFEGIYTASLGKALAHMGGVVAGTEEVIDFIRYRTGGLIYSTALPPLITAGILEVLDIIETEYSAIAGRVRQYKEMLESALLESGFTVGNGGAPIISVRCGSDEATILLAKKLYHGHILTTPFITPSVPPGDGTVRMIAGANLSYESIQKASGVLRHLDPNHDGGARG from the coding sequence ATGGCGAACCTCCTTGCGGATCGTAAAGTCGATAAGCGCCTTGCCGGGAAGCTCGGTTTCAATCCCTATTATCCGGTTATCGAATCCGGACTGACCGATCCTTTGATCATCGGGGGGGAGGAGTTCGTCAACCTTGCCGCCAACAATTACCTCGGCCTCACCTGCGATCCGCGGGTCGTCGAATCGATCAAACGGGCCGCCGACCGCTATGGCTCTTCACTCTGCGGTACACCGATTGCAACCGGTTATGCGGAGGTGTTCAGGCGTTGTGAAAAACGGCTTGCCGGATTTCTCGGGCTCGACAATGCGGTACTGTTTCCCTCCTGTTACCAGGCAAACGGTGAACTTTTCAGGGTACTCGCCTCGCGGGAAGATTGTGTTCTCATCGATCACTACGCCCACGCCTCGCTTGCCGTCGGCGCTGGAAGCGCGGGTTGCAAGGTAAAACCCTTTATGCACAACAATATGCGGCATCTCGAAAAACTGCTCGAACGAAGATCCGGTTTCGGGAAGGTGTTTGTCGTTACCGAAAGTGTTTTTTCGACCAGGGGAACGATCGCCCCCTTCCGCGATATCGTTGAGTTGTGCGGCCGGTATGAAGCTATACCCGTCATCGATGATTCCCACGGTATCGGAACGATCGGTGAAACCGGAAGGGGGATTCTGGAGTATGCGGGTATAACGAATTTCGAAGGCATTTATACGGCGTCTTTGGGCAAGGCGCTGGCACATATGGGGGGAGTTGTGGCCGGAACGGAAGAAGTCATCGATTTTATTCGATACAGAACCGGGGGTTTGATCTATTCGACCGCGCTTCCTCCTCTTATTACCGCAGGCATACTCGAGGTGCTGGATATCATCGAGACGGAATATAGTGCGATTGCGGGGCGTGTCCGGCAATACAAGGAAATGCTCGAGAGCGCATTGCTGGAATCCGGATTCACCGTCGGAAACGGGGGGGCACCGATCATATCGGTCAGGTGCGGGAGCGACGAAGCCACTATCCTTCTGGCAAAAAAACTCTATCACGGGCATATCCTGACCACCCCGTTTATTACCCCTTCGGTTCCTCCGGGAGACGGCACGGTGCGGATGATCGCGGGCGCCAATCTTTCATACGAATCGATTCAGAAGGCGTCCGGTGTTTTAAGACATCTGGACCCGAACCATGACGGGGGAGCACGTGGATAA
- a CDS encoding M48 family metalloprotease, with amino-acid sequence MNINKRTMLKRRLLNIAVTAGIVALMALLAGFLAWATVGGQGVFFFLIAAGLFFLLNPSVSGNLQLRIRGAQRLTPSNAPGIHSMIEGLAGKAGLARVPALYYIPQPILNAFTVGSHNNSAIVLTEGLIRYLDPRELLGVLAHEVGHIVNRDTWILGLAGTARSLTSWLSYFGMFVLFFSMPFFAASSGGTLLPLLLVIIAAPLASTFLFLALSRTREFDADIGAVKLTGDVAGFVSALEKLDVRPVRLFGFLVLGRSRREEESSTLKTHPSIRERIERLHELEAGADGLTALRPHIRSL; translated from the coding sequence ATGAACATAAACAAACGTACGATGCTTAAACGGCGGCTGCTCAATATCGCCGTGACCGCCGGTATTGTGGCGCTGATGGCCCTGCTTGCCGGATTTCTCGCGTGGGCCACGGTGGGCGGACAGGGCGTCTTCTTTTTCCTCATTGCCGCCGGGCTTTTTTTTCTGCTCAATCCTTCGGTATCCGGAAACCTGCAATTACGGATACGCGGGGCACAGCGGCTGACCCCGTCGAACGCGCCCGGAATACATTCGATGATTGAAGGGCTTGCCGGGAAAGCGGGCCTCGCCCGCGTCCCCGCGCTTTACTATATTCCACAGCCCATTCTGAACGCCTTTACCGTGGGCTCTCACAACAACTCGGCGATCGTCCTTACCGAAGGGCTGATCCGCTACCTCGATCCCCGTGAATTGCTGGGGGTGCTGGCCCACGAGGTAGGACATATCGTAAACCGCGACACATGGATCCTCGGGCTGGCCGGGACCGCGCGGTCCCTTACCTCGTGGCTTTCGTATTTCGGCATGTTTGTTCTCTTTTTCAGCATGCCGTTTTTTGCCGCTTCATCCGGCGGGACCCTTCTCCCGCTTCTTCTCGTTATCATTGCCGCGCCACTTGCAAGCACCTTTCTCTTTCTCGCCCTTTCGCGGACGCGGGAGTTCGACGCGGATATCGGGGCGGTGAAACTTACCGGAGATGTGGCCGGTTTTGTTTCCGCACTCGAAAAACTCGATGTAAGGCCCGTCCGGCTCTTCGGATTTCTCGTTCTGGGCAGAAGCCGCCGTGAGGAGGAAAGTTCCACCCTCAAGACACACCCATCGATCCGCGAACGGATCGAAAGGCTGCACGAGCTCGAGGCCGGCGCGGACGGACTCACGGCGTTGAGGCCGCATATCAGGTCTTTGTAG
- a CDS encoding UbiA family prenyltransferase, whose amino-acid sequence MFGFIKAYIKSMRLYYSFVTGIAGWIGVAYYEFIAHFPPERTIEVAPTPAKKIVILILLFLSWGINQIINDFLGLREDRINAPDRPMVTGELNPKWALIVSGILLLFSGLITWFYLEPYAVVFLVLGVLLNVIYEYAKGYGILGNIVFGLMITMATLYGAFAAGPTASTFLYAHRLSALILVFCLNAVMTFYTYFKDYRGDKAAGKNTVIVAWGLGKSRIMALVSAFIPVAAFGILRWTDFLSIPMNNVFMTLGFFTVILLLKTGFLYFRYPSGERTYDSLKTNFRACVCGQATIIALFNQHLAIVLFIVSFFSVGLLFTLHRNRKA is encoded by the coding sequence ATGTTCGGATTTATCAAGGCATATATAAAATCCATGAGACTCTACTATTCTTTTGTGACAGGGATCGCCGGTTGGATTGGTGTTGCCTATTACGAGTTTATCGCCCATTTCCCGCCGGAGAGAACCATCGAAGTCGCACCGACACCCGCGAAAAAGATCGTTATCCTCATCCTGCTTTTTTTAAGCTGGGGGATCAACCAGATAATTAATGATTTTCTGGGTCTCAGGGAAGACCGGATCAATGCCCCGGACCGGCCGATGGTGACCGGTGAACTGAATCCGAAGTGGGCCCTGATCGTTTCGGGAATACTGCTTCTGTTTTCGGGGTTGATTACCTGGTTCTATCTTGAACCGTACGCCGTGGTTTTTCTCGTTCTGGGGGTACTCCTCAATGTCATCTATGAATACGCAAAAGGATACGGGATTTTAGGCAACATCGTGTTCGGCCTGATGATTACCATGGCGACCCTTTACGGGGCGTTCGCCGCAGGACCGACGGCATCGACCTTTTTGTACGCCCACAGGCTTTCCGCCCTTATTCTTGTTTTCTGCCTGAATGCGGTCATGACGTTCTATACCTATTTCAAGGATTATCGGGGCGACAAAGCGGCGGGAAAAAACACGGTGATAGTTGCCTGGGGACTCGGAAAATCGAGAATTATGGCGCTGGTTTCAGCATTTATTCCCGTGGCGGCATTCGGAATCCTGCGTTGGACCGATTTTCTTTCCATTCCCATGAACAACGTCTTCATGACCCTGGGGTTTTTCACCGTCATCCTTCTCCTGAAAACGGGATTCCTCTATTTCCGGTATCCTTCCGGGGAAAGAACCTATGATTCACTCAAGACAAATTTCAGGGCATGCGTGTGCGGTCAGGCAACGATTATCGCCCTTTTCAATCAGCACCTGGCGATCGTGCTGTTCATCGTTTCCTTTTTCTCCGTCGGGCTGCTTTTTACACTTCACCGGAACAGGAAGGCGTAA
- a CDS encoding NADH:flavin oxidoreductase: MKVFEPCRIGNITLKNRIVRSATIMKLCDEKGVPGDEYHRFHHELSRREVGMIITGFTFVSRQGRSMHPGQAGLDTEKKIPAFKKTISLVHREGCPIVMQLAHTGRQTVRKMTGANVLGVSKRKSVYFNEKPKVLSTNDVRHVIGEFARSALYAKKAGFDGIQLHAAHGYLIHQFLLANINDRTDPYGIDRETGLGTRFLGEVIDNIRDLCGGDFPVLIKISGAVDDSGEFGREQFIRLIRFLGRKQVAAIEISYGTMDRAFNIFRGESIPTDTICTFNPRYTIKSGVGRYLWGKLAVPVLSIKFKPFSPMYNLPYAVVAKQYTDIPIITVGGFRKGEEISYAIEEQGIDFVSLSRPFLCETDFAQKVKNDRQYVSRCINCNTCAVMVDSPYPTKCYAGIAKERSV, translated from the coding sequence ATGAAAGTATTCGAACCATGCCGCATCGGTAATATCACATTGAAAAACAGGATCGTCCGGTCCGCCACGATCATGAAATTGTGTGACGAGAAAGGTGTCCCGGGTGATGAATACCACCGCTTCCATCACGAATTGTCGCGCCGTGAAGTCGGAATGATCATAACGGGATTTACCTTTGTCAGCAGACAGGGAAGGTCGATGCATCCGGGCCAGGCCGGGCTTGATACGGAGAAAAAGATTCCGGCATTCAAAAAAACGATATCACTGGTGCACAGGGAGGGATGTCCGATCGTCATGCAGCTTGCGCATACGGGAAGACAGACGGTCAGGAAAATGACCGGGGCAAACGTTTTAGGTGTATCGAAAAGAAAATCGGTTTATTTTAACGAAAAGCCGAAGGTACTCTCGACCAATGACGTCAGGCATGTGATCGGGGAGTTCGCGCGATCGGCCCTTTACGCGAAAAAGGCGGGATTTGACGGAATACAGCTTCATGCCGCCCACGGCTACCTTATCCATCAGTTTTTGCTGGCCAACATTAATGACAGAACGGACCCGTACGGCATCGATCGGGAGACGGGTTTGGGCACGCGGTTTCTGGGCGAGGTCATCGACAATATACGCGATCTTTGCGGCGGAGATTTTCCCGTCCTGATAAAGATAAGCGGGGCCGTTGATGATAGTGGCGAATTCGGCAGGGAACAGTTTATCCGTCTCATTCGTTTTCTGGGAAGAAAGCAGGTCGCGGCGATTGAAATAAGTTACGGAACGATGGATCGCGCCTTCAATATTTTCCGGGGAGAGAGTATCCCGACGGACACAATCTGCACATTCAATCCGCGCTACACGATAAAAAGCGGCGTCGGAAGGTACTTGTGGGGGAAATTGGCCGTTCCCGTTCTTTCGATCAAGTTTAAACCCTTTTCTCCCATGTACAATCTGCCGTACGCCGTTGTCGCGAAGCAATATACCGATATCCCCATCATCACGGTCGGGGGGTTCAGAAAGGGTGAAGAAATATCATATGCGATCGAAGAGCAGGGAATCGACTTCGTGAGTCTTTCGAGGCCTTTTCTGTGCGAGACCGATTTCGCCCAAAAGGTGAAAAACGACCGTCAATATGTTTCACGGTGCATCAATTGCAATACCTGCGCCGTGATGGTGGATTCCCCGTATCCGACAAAATGCTATGCGGGCATAGCGAAAGAGAGGAGTGTATGA
- a CDS encoding radical SAM protein, which translates to MTKQGNAVSWNICEACNYDCSYCAQGRLHRGFPSPGDAEAIARFLAGLAGGWEVKISGGEPFFYPGFIDTVRILVGGGVKISVVTNFSFSFGLYTDFLAVTGDSLRSFSVSFHREKTAFHRFLRKCLKIKQRLDRLDHASMVVNSVVVPGEIADLIRIKKELEKNNIRFYPQFMRKKGKAIRYNKKEKDLIRDLTGGAEDPFLVNRGYSFRGRTCYAGSRYFIVTMTGECFTCYPGKRSGKGSLGAIKDGSVRLLEDSLICPYETCPCSVPANRGIISSSIIAD; encoded by the coding sequence GTGACGAAACAGGGGAACGCGGTCTCATGGAATATCTGCGAGGCCTGCAACTACGATTGTTCCTACTGCGCGCAGGGCCGCCTCCACCGGGGCTTTCCGTCCCCCGGTGATGCCGAAGCGATCGCACGCTTTCTGGCCGGACTGGCGGGCGGGTGGGAAGTGAAAATAAGCGGGGGAGAGCCCTTTTTTTACCCCGGCTTCATCGACACCGTACGGATACTCGTTGGGGGCGGCGTGAAAATATCGGTCGTCACGAACTTTTCATTTTCTTTCGGACTCTATACCGATTTTCTGGCCGTAACGGGGGATTCCCTCCGTTCTTTTTCCGTCTCTTTTCACCGGGAAAAAACCGCTTTTCACCGTTTTTTGCGGAAATGCCTCAAAATAAAACAGCGCCTTGACCGCCTTGACCACGCTTCGATGGTCGTCAACTCCGTAGTCGTTCCCGGGGAAATCGCGGATCTGATCCGGATAAAAAAGGAACTCGAAAAAAACAACATCCGCTTTTATCCGCAGTTTATGCGTAAAAAAGGCAAGGCCATCCGTTACAATAAGAAAGAAAAGGATCTGATACGTGATTTGACCGGCGGGGCGGAGGACCCCTTTCTGGTCAACCGGGGGTATTCCTTCAGGGGAAGGACCTGTTATGCGGGCTCTCGTTATTTCATCGTCACCATGACCGGGGAGTGTTTTACCTGTTATCCGGGTAAACGAAGCGGAAAGGGTTCACTCGGTGCGATCAAAGACGGAAGCGTCCGCCTGCTCGAGGATTCTCTCATCTGTCCCTATGAAACCTGCCCCTGCTCCGTCCCCGCAAACCGCGGAATTATATCGTCATCTATAATCGCAGACTGA
- a CDS encoding tetratricopeptide repeat protein, with product MKKVLFLPVVFICFQAFLCGDTADEYFRQGKQAYEKKEYEQAYMLFEKACGLKPEEAKYHYNFGLAARKTNKYEVALKAFLEAERLDPSISFTNDREGFRSKVDEMYRLSDSARPEDDAYISFADGEAAYKAGDYGLAFTLFQKAVSIQPKSAKYQYNLGLAARKTKQYRISRDAFREAQKLDPAVSFTTKKDDFFEKLEEVSRLAGEAREEEQSPVSEKKRGMSPGLIVLIIIGLVFTGLYVKKQIKKGRAGHLHGMADGKKPIDDDYNDYRSSITSATHKTGRRRPYRRRDYS from the coding sequence ATGAAAAAAGTATTGTTTTTACCGGTTGTTTTTATCTGTTTTCAGGCATTTCTCTGCGGGGACACGGCGGACGAATATTTCCGGCAGGGCAAACAAGCGTACGAGAAAAAGGAATACGAGCAGGCATACATGCTTTTTGAAAAAGCCTGCGGCTTGAAACCGGAAGAAGCAAAATATCACTATAACTTCGGACTTGCCGCGCGAAAGACAAATAAATATGAAGTCGCACTCAAGGCATTCCTGGAGGCGGAACGGCTTGACCCCTCGATTTCCTTTACGAACGACAGGGAAGGATTCAGAAGCAAAGTGGATGAAATGTACAGATTGTCCGACAGCGCACGGCCCGAAGACGATGCATACATTTCTTTTGCCGACGGCGAGGCGGCCTACAAAGCCGGAGATTACGGGCTGGCCTTCACCCTGTTCCAAAAAGCCGTTTCAATACAGCCTAAAAGCGCCAAATATCAATACAACCTCGGTCTTGCGGCCCGGAAGACGAAACAATACCGCATTTCAAGGGATGCTTTCCGGGAGGCGCAAAAACTCGACCCGGCTGTTTCGTTTACGACTAAAAAAGATGATTTTTTCGAAAAACTTGAAGAAGTAAGCCGTCTTGCCGGGGAGGCGCGTGAAGAAGAACAATCTCCTGTTTCGGAAAAGAAAAGGGGAATGTCCCCGGGGCTTATCGTACTTATTATCATCGGACTTGTTTTTACCGGATTGTACGTTAAGAAGCAGATAAAAAAGGGAAGGGCAGGGCATTTGCACGGTATGGCCGACGGAAAAAAGCCGATTGACGACGATTATAACGACTACCGTTCCTCCATTACCTCCGCGACCCATAAAACCGGACGTCGCCGGCCGTACAGGCGACGCGATTATTCCTGA
- a CDS encoding VWA domain-containing protein, whose translation MKRITVCIAIMAALVSCDNIPLMDYLETEVDYYQTRKALDEAVKEAQYLRDTSEEGIYPGQYAYNSISYLDNALYDIEWVFMEDYATIEDFHWALEHIEYALDLFHSKRKKAVDILFVTDVNGSMGAYITFIKTGIANVISNIGGYLGDVKYGAVSFRDFYVVGESYGLSGDLPFMLDCNLTSITSDLLTAVNNYFAASGADLPNSLLEALFQSSIQPGWRNDTDKVIIVFTIAVGHDSDIEYEYPGHGMMETIGILSQKNIRAVPLLITNAQPDAVAQNAAIAAATGGVFTDDIGSDLEIVTAVDLSLSTLFTYYY comes from the coding sequence ATGAAACGGATAACCGTATGTATCGCAATCATGGCCGCACTGGTTTCGTGCGACAATATCCCCCTCATGGATTATCTCGAGACCGAGGTGGATTATTACCAGACACGAAAGGCCCTCGATGAAGCGGTCAAAGAGGCGCAATATCTTAGAGACACAAGCGAGGAAGGGATATATCCCGGCCAGTATGCCTATAATTCCATCTCTTATCTTGATAACGCACTCTATGATATTGAATGGGTATTCATGGAGGATTATGCGACAATCGAAGATTTTCACTGGGCTCTGGAACATATCGAATACGCACTCGATCTGTTTCATTCCAAGCGCAAAAAAGCCGTCGATATCCTTTTTGTCACGGATGTAAACGGTTCCATGGGTGCTTATATCACTTTTATCAAGACGGGAATAGCAAATGTTATTTCCAATATTGGGGGTTATCTCGGAGACGTCAAGTATGGGGCTGTCAGTTTCAGGGATTTTTATGTTGTGGGTGAATCATATGGATTAAGTGGAGATTTACCGTTTATGCTTGATTGTAATCTCACATCCATTACATCTGATCTTTTAACTGCGGTAAATAACTATTTCGCAGCAAGCGGCGCCGATCTGCCGAATTCGCTGCTTGAAGCCCTGTTCCAGTCTTCGATACAACCAGGCTGGAGAAACGATACGGACAAAGTTATCATCGTATTTACCATAGCAGTAGGACATGATTCCGATATTGAATACGAATATCCCGGACATGGAATGATGGAGACTATCGGTATACTTTCCCAGAAAAATATTCGCGCCGTACCATTGCTAATTACGAATGCGCAGCCGGACGCTGTCGCTCAAAACGCCGCCATTGCCGCCGCGACAGGTGGTGTTTTCACGGATGATATCGGAAGCGATTTGGAAATTGTTACCGCTGTCGATCTATCATTGTCGACATTATTTACGTATTATTACTAG
- a CDS encoding acyl carrier protein produces the protein MNIEEKVLDIVNENNEKNVEITIDTDLKEEAGFDSFGYLMILNALEDEYSIHIDETQFKNLRTVSHIAGALRAHYPALEREN, from the coding sequence ATGAATATCGAGGAGAAGGTTTTGGATATAGTCAATGAGAACAATGAAAAAAATGTGGAAATAACAATAGATACCGATCTCAAGGAAGAAGCGGGATTCGATTCGTTCGGGTATCTCATGATTCTGAACGCGCTCGAGGACGAATATTCGATTCACATCGACGAAACGCAATTCAAAAACCTCAGGACGGTGTCACATATCGCCGGGGCATTGCGTGCCCATTATCCAGCGCTTGAAAGGGAAAACTGA
- a CDS encoding radical SAM protein, translated as MIDKTILFDYIDNGIIPEGPLTVHIDIIEACNLDCITCWKHSPLLPGNREKKSFRTLVFSDFMRIIGDLKSIGVEKLIISGSGEPFLHADCYRMIEAAKKALFHVTVLTNATLIDRKRINDAPPDKLLVNIGAATETTYRSLHPGSSVDFDRLLSNLQRLNEYINITLVMVVSKLNYTELLPLAELARSFKKATLSFKKAGTVEATAHLGINGEETDRILGRLDDIEEICGRFRIPHNLGMFRNQLQSIGTAGAFRDTGCYAGLFYSRIYLDGNVYFCCARIPVGNVFEAPFSTLWNGTSYRRIRDKLAGGSYFPECDHCGKYNLNYSASMLIRERLL; from the coding sequence ATGATCGATAAAACGATTCTTTTTGATTACATCGACAACGGGATCATTCCCGAAGGTCCCCTCACCGTTCATATCGATATTATCGAGGCGTGCAACCTCGACTGCATCACCTGCTGGAAGCATTCTCCCCTCCTCCCCGGAAATCGGGAGAAAAAAAGCTTCCGTACCCTTGTGTTCAGCGATTTTATGCGGATTATCGGCGACCTGAAATCGATCGGTGTGGAAAAACTCATCATATCGGGAAGCGGGGAGCCTTTTTTGCATGCCGACTGCTACCGTATGATCGAAGCTGCAAAAAAGGCCCTGTTTCATGTAACCGTCCTTACCAACGCGACCCTGATCGACCGGAAACGAATAAATGACGCCCCCCCGGACAAGCTTCTGGTCAATATCGGTGCCGCGACCGAAACCACCTACCGCAGCCTGCATCCCGGTTCTTCGGTCGATTTTGACCGGCTGCTATCGAATTTGCAGCGCCTGAACGAATATATCAATATTACCCTGGTCATGGTCGTTTCGAAACTCAATTATACAGAACTCCTTCCATTGGCCGAATTAGCCCGCTCATTCAAAAAAGCCACCCTTTCCTTTAAAAAGGCGGGGACGGTCGAGGCGACCGCCCACCTCGGCATCAATGGGGAAGAAACCGACCGGATATTGGGCCGGCTTGACGACATCGAGGAAATATGCGGCCGTTTCAGGATTCCGCACAACCTCGGGATGTTCAGGAACCAGCTTCAGAGTATCGGGACGGCCGGGGCATTTCGCGACACGGGATGTTACGCGGGACTTTTCTATTCGAGAATATATCTTGACGGGAACGTCTATTTCTGCTGCGCCCGGATACCTGTGGGAAATGTATTCGAGGCGCCCTTTTCGACCCTCTGGAACGGCACATCCTACCGGCGCATTCGAGACAAGCTTGCCGGGGGATCGTATTTCCCCGAATGCGACCACTGCGGCAAGTACAATCTCAACTATTCCGCCTCCATGCTGATACGGGAGCGCCTGTTGTGA